A window from Thalassophryne amazonica chromosome 15, fThaAma1.1, whole genome shotgun sequence encodes these proteins:
- the adra2a gene encoding alpha-2A adrenergic receptor gives MGFDNDTNQTVPGRPPYSVLVSLSLTVLVGILIMLTVFGNILVVIAVFTSRALRAPQNLFLVSLASADILVATLVMPFSLANELMGYWYFGKVWCEIYLALDVLFCTASIAHLCAISLDRYWSITQAIEYNLKRTPRRIKCIIFIVWVIAAVISFPPLITMKKEHNDMCMINDDKWYVISSCIGSFFLPCVIMVLVYVRIYQIAKKRTRAPPGDRKMIETRAMATAAAGNQKANGVGDDHLCQEKLNGERDIELKGGAGGHAEKDQANGVEMEDSSSSDHKVNNPCSIKKKSSKRKIKMSQIKPGDPSGKGGRWSGRQNREKRFTFVLAVVIGVFVICWFPFFFTYMLMTLCHSCSVPMTLFKFFFWFGYCNSALNPIIYTIFNNDFRRSFKKILCRRDTRRYV, from the coding sequence ATGGGGTTCGACAACGACACCAATCAGACGGTTCCGGGAAGGCCCCCCTACAGCGTCCTGGTCTCGCTGTCCCTCACCGTGCTGGTGGGGATTCTGATCATGCTGACAGTGTTTGGGAACATCCTGGTGGTCATCGCCGTGTTTACAAGCCGCGCCCTCAGGGCACCGCAGAACTTATTCTTGGTGTCTTTGGCGTCAGCCGACATTTTGGTGGCGACGCTGGTGATGCCGTTCTCCTTAGCCAATGAGCTGATGGGATACTGGTACTTCGGTAAGGTGTGGTGTGAGATATACTTAGCCCTCGATGTTCTCTTCTGCACCGCCTCCATTGCCCACCTTTGTGCCATCAGCTTAGATCGCTACTGGTCCATCACACAGGCCATTGAGTACAACCTGAAGCGGACACCACGTCGCATTAAGTGCATCATCTTCATTGTGTGGGTTATCGCAGCCGTCATCTCCTTCCCGCCGCTCATCACCATGAAGAAAGAACACAATGACATGTGCATGATCAATGATGACAAGTGGTACGTCATCTCCTCCTGCATCGGCTCCTTCTTCCTGCCTTGCGTCATCATGGTCCTCGTATATGTGCGGATCTATCAGATCGCCAAGAAGCGGACGAGGGCACCCCCGGGGGACAGGAAGATGATAGAGACACGGGCGATGGCCACCGCTGCCGCTGGCAACCAGAAGGCCAATGGTGTGGGTGATGACCACCTGTGTCAGGAGAAGCTGAACGGGGAGCGAGACATCGAGCTGAAGGGAGGAGCAGGAGGACATGCTGAGAAAGACCAAGCCAACGGGGTTGAAATGGAGGACTCATCATCCTCCgaccacaaagtcaacaatccctgCTCCATCAAAAAGAAATCAAGCAAGAGGAAAATCAAGATGAGTCAGATCAAACCCGGCGACCCGAGCGGCAAAGGTGGCCGCTGGAGTGGTCGGCAGAACCGCGAGAAACGCTTCACCTTTGTCCTGGCTGTGGTGATCGGTGTGTTTGTCATCTGTTGGTTTCCTTTTTTCTTCACGTACATGTTAATGACTCTGTGCCACTCCTGCTCTGTCCCCATGACGCTGTTCAAGTTTTTCTTCTGGTTTGGTTACTGTAACAGCGCGCTGAACCCCATCATCTACACCATCTTCAACAACGACTTCAGGAGGTCCTTCAAGAAGATACTGTGCAGGCGAGACACCAGAAGATATGTATGA